The Leptospira sp. WS39.C2 genome contains a region encoding:
- a CDS encoding M20 family metallopeptidase — protein MKSLPTHRKEEMVLYRRTFHQNPELKYEEKETANFAKSHLESLGFQVEDGIAETGLVALFDSGIPGKTILVRADMDALPIHEENSHTYKSRNEGKMHACGHDGHTSILLALSSDLKKDFSNFVPKGRVLLCFQPAEEGGSGADRMIESGILDRYQVDAVFALHVWNHIDLGKVGVVNGTMMASVDEFKITVEGKSGHGAMPQHTVDPILVGSHLVTALQTLVSRNVDPLEPCVVTVGSFHSGNAFNVIPETAVLQGTVRTYSKSVYEFIPDRMKQLVEQVGSGFGANIKFDYKRIDKPTINDPIMADVVRKAAVEVLGDNCLTEENTRTMGGEDFSAFLMQKPGCYFFIGSRNEKKGFVHPHHSSFFDFDEDALPIGLAVMEKVIHTYLQDF, from the coding sequence ATGAAATCACTTCCAACACATAGAAAAGAGGAAATGGTTCTTTATCGGAGGACCTTCCACCAAAACCCAGAACTAAAATACGAAGAAAAAGAAACTGCCAATTTTGCAAAATCTCACTTAGAATCCCTCGGTTTCCAAGTAGAAGACGGGATTGCGGAAACGGGACTTGTGGCTTTATTTGACTCTGGTATCCCAGGCAAAACGATTTTGGTTCGTGCCGATATGGATGCCTTACCCATACACGAAGAAAACTCCCATACATACAAAAGTCGAAATGAAGGTAAAATGCATGCTTGTGGTCATGATGGGCATACGAGTATCTTACTTGCCTTATCTTCTGATCTAAAAAAAGATTTTTCAAATTTTGTACCAAAAGGTCGGGTTTTACTTTGTTTCCAACCAGCCGAAGAAGGTGGATCTGGAGCTGACCGGATGATAGAATCTGGGATATTAGACCGTTATCAAGTGGATGCTGTTTTTGCTCTCCATGTTTGGAACCATATAGATTTAGGTAAAGTGGGCGTTGTCAATGGAACCATGATGGCATCAGTAGATGAATTTAAAATCACTGTAGAAGGCAAATCTGGGCATGGCGCTATGCCACAACACACAGTTGATCCTATCTTAGTTGGTAGCCATTTAGTAACTGCATTACAAACATTAGTTTCTAGAAATGTGGATCCTTTGGAGCCATGTGTTGTAACCGTAGGTTCTTTCCATTCAGGAAATGCATTCAATGTAATACCGGAAACAGCTGTTTTGCAAGGAACAGTTAGAACCTATTCCAAATCTGTTTACGAATTCATTCCAGACAGGATGAAACAATTAGTGGAACAAGTTGGTAGTGGATTTGGAGCAAATATCAAATTTGATTACAAACGAATTGATAAACCAACGATCAACGATCCAATCATGGCGGATGTGGTAAGAAAAGCAGCCGTGGAAGTTCTAGGAGACAATTGTCTAACAGAAGAAAATACAAGAACCATGGGTGGAGAAGATTTTTCTGCCTTTTTAATGCAAAAACCAGGTTGTTATTTCTTCATTGGATCCAGGAATGAAAAAAAAGGTTTTGTCCACCCTCACCACAGTTCCTTTTTCGATTTTGATGAGGATGCACTTCCCATTGGACTTGCTGTGATGGAAAAAGTCATACACACTTACCTCCAAGATTTTTAA
- a CDS encoding thiolase family protein, with product MKKVYIHNPSMSVFGKYSGSQLDLSYSTAKQSVHEFQSHKIQFIIYASFSPDSYNKEYHLSAKIAAKLGLKDVYSIRMETASSSGAAAFQLGVNLILSGRYEHGLVIATELMSRLNREESNLLLGSVLSDSQRKLGMSMAQGGAMIARKYLNDYGYKDGDLFAIAKKLHDNGLNNPKAHIKKNLTLEMYEKQPMIASPLGLFDISPLSDGSASLILSKDPSAISVRGMGSGLSPFLTSAEPSFLANRIAFAKAYEEAGIGPNDVHFAELHDAFTPFELVGAEDAGFFKRGEALFQVKAGLTHPKGKLPINASGGLKSRGHPVGASGLAQIVELCQFFSEWPEKRLAVAQSIGGLATNNFVSILERV from the coding sequence ATGAAGAAAGTTTACATTCACAATCCATCAATGAGTGTATTTGGTAAATATTCAGGATCGCAGCTGGACTTATCCTATTCGACCGCAAAACAATCTGTACATGAGTTTCAATCTCACAAAATTCAATTCATCATCTATGCAAGTTTTTCACCAGATTCATATAATAAGGAATACCATCTCTCTGCAAAAATAGCTGCAAAACTTGGATTAAAGGATGTGTATTCCATTCGAATGGAAACGGCATCTTCTTCAGGAGCCGCCGCCTTCCAATTGGGAGTGAATTTGATTCTCAGTGGAAGGTATGAACATGGACTTGTGATTGCGACGGAACTAATGTCCCGATTGAATCGAGAAGAGAGTAATTTATTGTTAGGTTCTGTTCTGTCTGATTCGCAACGGAAATTGGGAATGTCGATGGCCCAAGGTGGTGCGATGATTGCCAGAAAATATTTAAATGATTATGGTTATAAGGATGGAGATCTATTTGCCATTGCTAAAAAACTCCATGACAATGGATTGAATAACCCGAAGGCTCATATCAAAAAAAACCTGACTCTTGAAATGTATGAAAAACAACCTATGATTGCAAGTCCACTTGGTCTTTTCGATATTTCACCACTTTCCGATGGTTCTGCTTCCCTCATTTTATCGAAAGACCCAAGTGCAATTTCTGTCAGAGGGATGGGGTCTGGGTTATCACCGTTTCTCACTTCAGCAGAACCAAGTTTTTTAGCCAATCGAATCGCTTTTGCAAAAGCTTATGAAGAAGCTGGGATTGGACCCAATGACGTCCATTTTGCGGAATTACACGACGCTTTTACCCCTTTTGAGCTTGTGGGGGCAGAAGATGCTGGTTTTTTCAAACGGGGAGAGGCACTTTTCCAAGTAAAAGCAGGTCTCACCCATCCGAAAGGGAAATTACCGATCAATGCTTCCGGTGGTTTAAAATCAAGAGGCCATCCCGTTGGTGCTTCTGGCCTTGCTCAGATTGTCGAACTTTGCCAGTTCTTTTCTGAATGGCCTGAAAAGCGGTTGGCAGTAGCACAAAGTATAGGTGGACTAGCTACAAACAACTTTGTGTCGATATTAGAAAGAGTCTGA
- a CDS encoding aminopeptidase P N-terminal domain-containing protein, whose translation MRQPVLKSKEYDADLFRKRIRKIQKKLKKGEILILFAANHKIRNRDVEYKFRQNSDFYYLTGIKEEDSILTLTEDKVGMFCLPKDKEREIWTGIRLGKEKIKSMLDLDYSYDLNDWEKQKSAILIGNHTLYYFFGENPDRDRELLLECKNLSERAREGKFGPHRIEHPHFLHEERLVKTKEEIQILKNAAEITKIGHMRIMRESKPGMYEYELEALLEQEYLKFGSIGGGYGHIVASGKNACILHYVNNDDRLLDGDLVLVDSGAEWNYYTADVTRVFPVGKRFTEAQKTIYEVVLYSQKNAIRQSVAGTAFNEVHEKTVRFLADCLREMGFLKGSLDEILEKETFKKFYMHRTGHYLGMDVHDVGRYFLDGKSRPLKDGQVVTVEPGLYFDPSDDSIPKEFRGIGIRIEDDILINGKEPINLTESIPKEISEIESLKT comes from the coding sequence ATGAGACAACCGGTTTTAAAATCAAAAGAATATGATGCTGATTTATTCCGAAAACGAATTAGGAAAATTCAAAAAAAACTAAAAAAGGGAGAAATCCTAATTTTGTTTGCGGCAAATCACAAAATTCGCAATCGAGACGTTGAATATAAATTCAGACAAAATTCTGATTTTTATTATCTAACAGGTATTAAAGAAGAAGATTCAATATTAACTTTAACAGAAGACAAAGTTGGTATGTTTTGTCTGCCAAAAGATAAAGAAAGAGAAATCTGGACTGGTATCCGTCTCGGGAAAGAAAAAATTAAATCAATGTTAGATCTCGATTATTCTTATGATTTAAATGATTGGGAAAAACAGAAGTCGGCTATATTGATTGGGAATCATACTTTATACTATTTTTTTGGAGAAAATCCTGATAGGGATCGTGAACTTTTACTAGAATGTAAAAATTTATCCGAACGTGCAAGGGAAGGAAAATTTGGACCACACCGTATCGAACACCCTCATTTTTTACATGAAGAACGTCTGGTTAAAACAAAAGAAGAAATCCAAATTCTAAAAAATGCAGCTGAAATTACCAAAATAGGTCATATGCGAATCATGCGGGAAAGTAAACCTGGAATGTATGAATATGAATTAGAAGCACTTTTGGAACAAGAATACTTAAAATTTGGATCTATTGGCGGTGGATATGGTCATATTGTTGCTTCGGGAAAAAATGCATGTATTCTCCATTATGTAAATAATGATGATCGGTTGTTAGATGGTGATTTAGTATTAGTGGATTCTGGGGCAGAGTGGAATTATTATACAGCTGACGTTACCCGTGTGTTTCCAGTCGGAAAACGTTTTACTGAAGCTCAAAAAACAATTTATGAAGTTGTATTGTACTCACAAAAAAATGCCATTCGCCAATCGGTAGCAGGTACTGCTTTTAACGAAGTCCATGAAAAAACTGTCAGATTCCTAGCTGATTGTCTACGGGAAATGGGTTTTTTAAAGGGTAGTCTTGATGAAATTTTAGAAAAAGAAACATTCAAAAAGTTTTATATGCACAGGACAGGCCATTACTTGGGAATGGATGTACATGATGTGGGTCGTTATTTTTTAGATGGAAAATCAAGGCCTTTAAAAGATGGACAAGTGGTAACAGTGGAACCTGGTTTGTATTTTGATCCAAGTGATGATAGTATTCCAAAAGAATTTAGAGGGATTGGAATTAGAATCGAAGATGATATTCTAATCAATGGAAAGGAACCGATCAATCTAACTGAATCCATCCCAAAAGAGATATCTGAAATTGAATCACTCAAAACATAA
- the waaF gene encoding lipopolysaccharide heptosyltransferase II, protein MPEKILIIQTAFLGDLILSTSFFHAVKMEHKESEIHVLVNLGTESVLDNNPDITKVWCLNKKKIKKNPFFFIQFIQKLRKENFDKVYSPHFSYRSSLISFFTKAPIRIGYKESGFSFLHTKLVQRPKQGPHEVEKLFSLLFEPYDFPMARERRPYLFPNTEDEISFVSKKSKFLKNETGYILIAPSSLWETKRMPEEKFVSVITQILRKRNETVILIGSKADIEIQNHIFRLMKTEPLEIKERERLLSLVGQTSLKELMVWIKNATAIVSNDSSPIHFASAFNTPTVMVYGATIPEFGYGSLSDKHRILEVKGLNCRPCGIHGGRICPEGHFRCMLDQNPVRIFEALEEVIKT, encoded by the coding sequence ATGCCTGAAAAAATCCTCATCATCCAAACCGCTTTTCTTGGCGATTTAATCCTCTCAACCTCCTTTTTCCACGCAGTGAAAATGGAACACAAGGAAAGTGAAATTCATGTCTTGGTCAATCTGGGCACGGAATCTGTTTTAGACAATAACCCTGATATAACGAAAGTTTGGTGTTTAAACAAAAAGAAAATCAAAAAAAATCCTTTTTTTTTCATTCAGTTCATTCAGAAATTAAGAAAAGAAAATTTTGATAAAGTATATTCGCCACATTTTTCATATCGATCTAGTCTCATTTCATTTTTCACAAAAGCACCAATTCGAATTGGTTACAAAGAATCGGGTTTTTCTTTTTTACATACCAAATTGGTACAAAGGCCAAAACAAGGTCCTCATGAAGTAGAAAAATTATTTTCTCTATTATTTGAACCTTATGATTTTCCAATGGCGAGGGAAAGAAGGCCGTACTTATTCCCAAACACTGAAGATGAAATCAGTTTTGTTTCCAAAAAGTCAAAGTTTCTAAAAAACGAAACGGGTTATATTTTAATTGCTCCTTCTTCCTTATGGGAAACCAAACGTATGCCAGAAGAAAAATTTGTAAGTGTAATCACACAAATTTTGAGGAAACGAAACGAAACTGTTATCTTAATCGGCAGTAAAGCGGACATAGAAATCCAAAATCATATCTTTCGTTTGATGAAAACCGAACCATTAGAAATCAAAGAAAGGGAAAGATTACTTTCACTTGTGGGACAAACGAGTTTAAAAGAACTTATGGTATGGATCAAAAATGCAACTGCAATTGTATCCAATGATTCAAGTCCCATACACTTTGCTTCAGCTTTTAATACTCCCACAGTTATGGTTTATGGTGCCACAATACCAGAGTTTGGTTATGGAAGTTTGTCTGACAAACATCGAATTTTAGAAGTAAAAGGTCTAAATTGTAGGCCTTGTGGAATTCATGGTGGAAGGATTTGTCCTGAAGGACATTTTAGATGTATGTTGGATCAGAATCCAGTTCGAATTTTTGAGGCACTTGAGGAAGTGATAAAAACATGA
- a CDS encoding TolC family protein, which yields MQLAQWENGDVIPEPMQGPGPKKLRLSIAQAIEQVIENNTIVQNAKLEIVKADSPEWKNESKYAWKALASIQSAKQLLPNNRNNVFQGTIRTQDKISAGIEKQFKTGTYFKTEISTIRFDVNAFENPDPATAGFASLLAAPPMYTGAVSATLSQELLKYGFGKNEEEKEKLLKNQTLLVRENYINILTQLVVKILVDYWSLSIVDSRIATYEKVSKNTEEIRRLTLRKTGLGLSEGFEVNQWNQAYLKTQSLLEKAKVDRIEAERNLIRILNVDTSSSIEGVTDLSETLPTGIDLKSDIQYALAHRTDYLLLKREREIAKLTLNTALAEDDPSLLATVTYSSIGQNFLSPQENFIARQRGITSFMYPQITAELKMSYPLWDLGIKAAIRDAETNLKVNELKIQNLEQEIEQEIAIRHEALVASHALLKDLQKTKRETEIFYNGLMERFRQGRYTAVNVKNALDSLANTELAVTQAKINFNINLVRYELAKNSLFEKYGLDLYSILEEVEKRAKLETDKL from the coding sequence ATGCAACTTGCGCAGTGGGAAAATGGTGACGTTATCCCAGAACCTATGCAAGGTCCTGGACCTAAAAAACTTAGATTGTCGATTGCCCAAGCAATTGAGCAAGTCATTGAAAACAATACCATTGTACAAAATGCCAAACTAGAGATTGTCAAGGCAGACAGCCCAGAATGGAAAAATGAGTCTAAATACGCTTGGAAGGCTCTGGCAAGTATCCAATCTGCAAAACAATTATTGCCAAATAACAGAAATAACGTTTTCCAGGGAACCATTCGGACCCAAGACAAAATTTCAGCGGGAATAGAAAAACAATTCAAAACCGGGACTTATTTTAAGACTGAAATCAGTACAATTCGTTTTGACGTAAACGCATTTGAAAATCCAGACCCAGCTACGGCAGGTTTTGCGAGTCTACTTGCGGCACCTCCTATGTATACGGGAGCAGTTTCTGCAACTTTATCCCAAGAACTTTTAAAATATGGGTTTGGAAAAAACGAAGAAGAAAAGGAAAAATTATTAAAAAACCAAACACTTCTTGTACGTGAAAATTACATCAATATCCTCACCCAACTTGTTGTCAAAATCCTCGTTGATTATTGGTCACTCAGCATTGTTGATTCTAGGATCGCAACTTATGAAAAAGTATCAAAAAATACGGAAGAAATCAGAAGGTTAACTCTAAGAAAAACAGGACTTGGTCTTTCCGAAGGTTTTGAAGTAAACCAATGGAACCAAGCCTATCTCAAAACACAGTCTCTTCTAGAAAAAGCTAAAGTTGATCGCATTGAAGCGGAAAGAAACTTGATTCGAATTTTGAATGTTGATACATCATCTTCCATCGAAGGGGTCACTGATTTAAGCGAAACACTTCCAACTGGTATTGATCTAAAATCAGACATTCAATATGCATTGGCACATAGGACAGATTATTTACTCCTCAAACGAGAACGTGAAATTGCAAAACTAACTCTCAATACAGCTTTAGCAGAAGATGATCCTTCTTTACTTGCTACTGTAACATATAGTTCCATTGGTCAAAACTTTTTATCACCACAAGAAAACTTCATCGCAAGGCAAAGAGGAATCACTTCTTTCATGTATCCTCAGATAACCGCTGAACTCAAGATGTCTTATCCTCTATGGGATTTAGGAATCAAAGCGGCAATTCGCGATGCAGAGACCAATTTAAAAGTAAACGAATTAAAGATCCAAAACCTAGAACAAGAAATTGAACAAGAAATTGCCATAAGGCATGAGGCATTGGTGGCAAGCCATGCCCTTCTCAAAGATTTACAAAAAACAAAAAGAGAAACAGAAATTTTCTATAATGGGCTTATGGAACGATTTAGACAAGGTCGTTATACTGCTGTTAACGTAAAAAATGCACTAGATAGCTTAGCAAATACGGAACTTGCTGTCACTCAGGCAAAAATCAATTTTAACATCAACCTTGTCAGATATGAATTGGCCAAAAATTCACTTTTTGAAAAGTATGGGTTAGATTTGTACTCAATTTTGGAAGAAGTTGAAAAACGTGCAAAACTTGAAACTGATAAACTATGA
- a CDS encoding thioredoxin domain-containing protein: MANLSKKPNRLVHEKSPYLLQHAHNPVDWFPWGMEAFEKAKNEDKVILLSIGYSTCHWCHVMERESFEDESTAEVLNRDFVCIKLDREERPDIDKIYMDALHAMGTQGGWPLNMFLTPEKEPILGGTYFPPENRYGKRSFKEVLKLVNQAWVNQKDELLQAAKDLTIYLKENETRTNPGQVPGNEILIQNFNRYLQVYDKDLFGFKTNSVNKFPPSMALNFLLDFYLIHKDNRALEMAFNTAFAMKSGGIYDQIGGGICRYATDHEWLVPHFEKMLYDNSLFVETLARLYQITNEVFFLDSLNEIIQYVQRDMLLELGGIASAEDADSEGEEGKFYVWKEEEIRTLVSDEEILGFWNVTEEGNFEHNQNILNVYFKGKNPYLDGIHYKEEFKSKLTKSKEVLLQVRNKRIRPLRDDKVLTSWNCLWIRALLCSFEATGNHEYLNQSKGVYQFLLKFLVQDDGSILRRFRDGETKYNGTLPDYAEFIWVSLRLFQLDGDIQYFQNAQKVFLYLDSHFLSDVGPYFESYEGNEDLIVRSIEGYDGVEPSGNSTILHVFYFLNSMGYLDGKLEKKANSIFSYFLPELTQNSLSYPSMLAAFQKFQTPTKEVVVVYKNKSVDEVAKIRQNLSQLKDPALVWIVLEEKVCKSLETELKLLQGRDAGNGIRYYVCQNFHCELPKDTWEEALKLIIQ, translated from the coding sequence GTGGCAAATTTGTCTAAAAAACCGAATCGTTTGGTTCATGAAAAAAGTCCTTATTTGTTACAACATGCACACAACCCTGTGGATTGGTTTCCTTGGGGAATGGAAGCCTTTGAAAAGGCAAAAAATGAAGACAAAGTCATCCTTTTATCCATAGGTTATTCCACTTGTCATTGGTGCCATGTGATGGAACGCGAATCCTTCGAAGACGAGTCCACTGCGGAAGTGTTAAACCGAGATTTTGTATGCATCAAGTTAGACAGGGAAGAACGTCCGGACATAGATAAAATTTATATGGATGCATTACATGCAATGGGAACCCAAGGAGGTTGGCCACTCAATATGTTCCTCACTCCAGAAAAGGAACCTATTCTCGGTGGAACTTATTTTCCGCCTGAAAACCGATATGGAAAACGAAGTTTTAAAGAAGTTTTAAAATTAGTAAACCAAGCCTGGGTAAACCAAAAAGATGAACTTTTACAAGCTGCAAAAGATCTCACCATATACCTAAAAGAAAACGAAACAAGAACAAATCCAGGACAGGTTCCTGGAAATGAAATCCTCATTCAAAATTTTAATCGTTACCTACAGGTGTATGATAAAGACCTTTTTGGATTTAAAACCAATTCGGTGAATAAATTTCCTCCCAGTATGGCTTTAAATTTTCTTTTGGATTTTTATCTAATCCATAAAGATAACCGAGCACTAGAAATGGCGTTTAATACAGCATTCGCTATGAAGTCTGGCGGAATTTATGACCAAATTGGAGGTGGAATTTGCCGTTATGCGACTGACCACGAGTGGTTAGTTCCCCATTTCGAAAAGATGTTGTACGACAATTCATTGTTTGTTGAAACATTAGCAAGGTTATACCAGATCACAAATGAAGTATTCTTTTTAGATTCCTTAAACGAAATTATCCAATATGTCCAAAGGGACATGCTTTTAGAACTTGGTGGGATTGCTAGTGCAGAAGATGCGGATTCCGAAGGGGAAGAAGGGAAGTTTTATGTTTGGAAAGAAGAAGAGATCCGCACTTTGGTTTCAGATGAAGAAATTCTTGGTTTCTGGAACGTAACCGAAGAAGGAAATTTTGAACACAATCAGAACATACTAAATGTCTATTTTAAAGGAAAAAACCCATATTTAGATGGCATCCATTACAAAGAGGAATTTAAATCCAAACTAACAAAATCAAAAGAAGTCCTGTTGCAAGTTCGAAACAAACGAATCCGTCCCTTACGAGATGATAAAGTTTTAACTTCATGGAATTGTTTGTGGATCCGAGCGCTTCTCTGTAGCTTTGAAGCAACGGGAAATCACGAATATCTGAATCAATCAAAAGGAGTATACCAATTCCTTCTAAAATTTTTGGTGCAAGATGATGGTTCTATCTTACGAAGGTTTCGGGATGGTGAAACTAAATACAACGGTACATTGCCTGATTATGCAGAGTTTATTTGGGTATCACTTCGTTTGTTTCAGTTGGATGGAGATATTCAATACTTTCAAAATGCACAAAAAGTGTTTTTGTATTTAGATTCCCATTTTTTATCTGATGTAGGACCATACTTTGAATCTTATGAAGGAAACGAAGACCTAATCGTTCGAAGCATTGAAGGTTATGATGGGGTTGAACCATCTGGCAATTCTACCATCTTACATGTATTTTATTTTCTAAATTCAATGGGATATTTGGATGGAAAATTAGAAAAAAAAGCCAATTCGATTTTTTCTTATTTTTTACCAGAACTCACACAAAACTCATTGAGTTACCCGTCAATGTTAGCAGCTTTTCAAAAGTTTCAAACTCCAACAAAAGAAGTTGTGGTTGTATATAAAAACAAGTCAGTTGATGAAGTTGCAAAAATTAGGCAAAATTTAAGCCAATTGAAAGACCCTGCTTTGGTTTGGATTGTTTTGGAAGAAAAAGTTTGTAAGTCTTTGGAAACTGAATTGAAATTATTACAAGGCCGAGATGCTGGAAATGGAATTCGTTACTATGTTTGCCAAAACTTTCATTGTGAACTTCCCAAAGATACTTGGGAAGAAGCCTTAAAACTTATAATTCAATAG
- a CDS encoding enoyl-CoA hydratase/isomerase family protein, with the protein MISFELNDGIGMINLSINDKNSFSNESFLALKKAIQQAKESNAKVVVLRSGSVGSFSLGLDLTTVSTMDMSKDLAPFLELFYHNLTELYQLPMPTIAEVSGHALGYGAMLALVCDYRFVTSEIRFGLPEVKIGIQVPSFIYALMGEAVGYDVAKRHVLLGDAFKAKEMPSLFEEITETEEDLKKKSKSLQTKLKKNSNSAMKDTKKGILNVHKPLLDLVKDDVKNTISSIQSPDAKEGISASVEVRRPVFTS; encoded by the coding sequence ATGATTAGTTTCGAACTAAATGATGGAATCGGAATGATTAACCTTTCGATCAATGATAAGAACAGTTTTTCAAATGAATCGTTTTTGGCCTTAAAAAAGGCAATCCAACAAGCAAAAGAATCCAATGCAAAAGTTGTTGTACTGAGAAGCGGGTCAGTTGGATCATTTTCGTTAGGTCTTGATTTAACAACTGTGAGTACGATGGATATGTCAAAAGACCTTGCTCCATTTTTAGAATTATTTTATCACAATCTAACTGAACTTTACCAACTTCCAATGCCTACAATCGCAGAAGTATCTGGTCATGCTTTAGGTTATGGAGCAATGTTAGCTCTAGTTTGTGATTATCGTTTTGTTACCTCTGAAATACGATTTGGATTACCTGAGGTAAAAATAGGAATCCAAGTTCCTTCTTTCATATATGCACTTATGGGAGAAGCAGTGGGATACGATGTTGCAAAACGACATGTATTGCTTGGTGATGCTTTTAAAGCGAAGGAAATGCCTTCCCTCTTTGAAGAAATAACAGAAACAGAGGAAGACCTGAAGAAAAAGTCTAAGTCACTCCAAACAAAGTTAAAAAAGAATTCTAATTCAGCAATGAAAGATACAAAAAAAGGAATTTTAAATGTACATAAACCTTTGTTAGATCTTGTAAAAGATGACGTGAAAAATACAATTAGTAGCATCCAATCACCTGATGCAAAAGAAGGTATTTCTGCATCAGTAGAAGTGAGAAGACCAGTATTTACTTCTTAA
- a CDS encoding MarR family winged helix-turn-helix transcriptional regulator, whose protein sequence is MRRELPKRFRSVRYFDRISSKIADIVRLEMEKLGYPGLTTSHFEILTFLIRTSKPINMTQIAKTIEKTKPTCTVLVNRLVKEGLVDRNPSPIDGREWAILLSNDGKKIRKKIVTISAKLLSLQTWGISKENEDILYPILDEIYKHIRKT, encoded by the coding sequence ATGCGAAGAGAACTTCCTAAGCGGTTTCGATCAGTTCGGTATTTTGATCGGATCAGTTCGAAAATTGCAGACATAGTGCGCCTTGAAATGGAAAAACTGGGATACCCTGGTCTCACAACGTCTCATTTTGAAATATTAACTTTTTTAATCCGTACTTCTAAACCCATCAATATGACTCAAATCGCAAAGACGATTGAAAAAACAAAACCAACTTGTACTGTACTTGTGAATCGTTTGGTAAAGGAAGGTCTCGTTGATAGAAATCCATCTCCAATTGATGGGAGGGAATGGGCAATTTTACTTTCGAATGATGGAAAAAAAATTCGTAAAAAAATCGTTACTATATCAGCAAAACTACTTTCATTACAAACTTGGGGGATATCAAAAGAAAACGAGGATATTTTGTATCCTATCCTCGATGAAATTTACAAACACATACGCAAAACTTAA
- the bfr gene encoding bacterioferritin, translating into MKGKKEVIDILAEVLSAELTAINQYFIHAKLCKNWGYLELADYLRKESIEEMKHADEIMERILYFDGIPDLQKYMKINVGQTVPEMLQHDLQLEYNAVERLNRGIDICVANKDNGTRELLEKILVSEEEHIDWIETQASLIESIGLQNYLAQKLGDSE; encoded by the coding sequence ATGAAGGGAAAAAAAGAAGTAATCGACATTTTAGCAGAAGTTCTTTCAGCGGAACTCACAGCAATCAATCAGTATTTCATCCATGCAAAACTATGTAAAAATTGGGGATACTTGGAACTTGCAGACTATCTCAGAAAAGAATCCATTGAAGAGATGAAACATGCAGATGAAATCATGGAACGTATTTTGTATTTTGATGGTATCCCTGATTTACAAAAGTACATGAAAATCAATGTAGGTCAGACAGTTCCAGAAATGTTACAACATGATTTGCAATTGGAATACAATGCAGTAGAACGATTGAACCGTGGGATTGATATTTGTGTTGCAAACAAAGACAATGGAACTAGAGAACTTTTAGAAAAAATTCTAGTTTCAGAAGAAGAACACATTGATTGGATTGAAACTCAGGCATCTCTCATTGAATCCATTGGTTTACAAAACTACTTGGCTCAAAAATTAGGAGATTCGGAATAA